In one Nocardia tengchongensis genomic region, the following are encoded:
- a CDS encoding cold-shock protein: MVQGTVKWFNAEKGYGFIAREDGPDVFVHYSEIEGNGYKQLEEGQSVSFEITEGKKGPQAAAVRPH; encoded by the coding sequence ATGGTTCAGGGCACCGTCAAGTGGTTCAACGCGGAGAAGGGCTACGGCTTCATCGCCCGCGAGGATGGCCCCGATGTGTTCGTCCACTACTCGGAGATCGAAGGCAACGGCTACAAGCAGCTCGAAGAGGGCCAGTCCGTGTCGTTCGAGATCACCGAGGGCAAGAAGGGCCCCCAGGCGGCCGCTGTTCGTCCGCACTAG
- a CDS encoding SDR family NAD(P)-dependent oxidoreductase, with protein MNASTAGHRRGLRRRTPRVAGKRILITGAARGIGAALARQLHAHGAHVALLGIEETLLAQVAAECGDAPWRYCDIGDPAQVERVVNSLTAELGGLDAVVCNAGIARQLSLLSGDPTVLEETLTVNVLGVYYTLRAAGPHLAHANGYVLLISSLAAAIHLPLAGAYSASKAAVEALGDTLRIELRHTGAKVGMAYFAELDTEMTSRGFGTEAARSILGRSTVSGVAPLGPAIDACERALARRSRRIVSPYWVSMALWCRPLTQHLIDFSLRRGVAGGLAIADTEPTGFTTEQPARPRRMRKLA; from the coding sequence ATGAATGCCAGCACGGCCGGTCATCGCCGTGGTCTCCGTCGCCGGACCCCGCGCGTAGCCGGCAAACGCATCCTGATCACCGGCGCGGCCCGCGGCATCGGCGCCGCCCTGGCCCGGCAGCTGCACGCGCACGGCGCGCACGTCGCCCTGCTCGGCATCGAGGAGACGCTGCTGGCCCAGGTCGCGGCCGAATGCGGCGACGCACCCTGGCGGTACTGCGACATCGGCGACCCCGCCCAGGTGGAGCGGGTGGTGAACTCGCTGACCGCCGAACTGGGCGGGCTGGACGCGGTGGTCTGTAATGCCGGCATCGCCCGGCAGCTGTCCCTGCTCAGCGGCGACCCGACGGTGCTCGAGGAAACCCTCACCGTCAATGTCCTGGGCGTCTACTACACGCTGCGCGCCGCCGGACCCCACCTCGCGCACGCGAACGGGTACGTGCTGCTGATCTCCTCGCTGGCCGCCGCCATCCACCTGCCCCTGGCCGGGGCCTACAGCGCCTCCAAGGCCGCGGTCGAGGCGCTGGGCGACACCCTGCGCATCGAATTGCGCCACACCGGAGCCAAAGTCGGCATGGCCTACTTCGCCGAACTCGACACCGAGATGACCAGCCGCGGTTTCGGCACCGAGGCCGCCCGCAGCATTCTGGGCCGCTCCACCGTCTCCGGCGTGGCCCCGCTGGGCCCGGCCATCGACGCCTGCGAACGGGCGCTGGCCCGCCGCTCCCGGCGCATCGTCTCGCCCTACTGGGTGAGCATGGCGCTGTGGTGCCGCCCGCTCACCCAGCACCTGATCGACTTCTCACTGCGCCGCGGTGTAGCGGGCGGATTGGCGATCGCCGATACAGAACCGACGGGGTTCACCACCGAGCAACCGGCCCGGCCCCGCAGAATGAGAAAGCTCGCCTGA
- a CDS encoding TetR/AcrR family transcriptional regulator, translating into MTESATRQLPRGRHGLPRETVVAAQRDRILAAMAEAMAENGYVGTPVAAVIKRAGVSRETFYEQFRSKEDCFEAAYERAAELMLTGILAATGAEFDGETRAERMERLLGAYLEALAAQPAYARVFLVEVYAVGPEAIARRTHLQETFVAMVADVLGAESESQRFACQTLVAALSSMVTARIAVGDPDGLRELRGPLLDLVRRSGNLFGDIVVED; encoded by the coding sequence ATGACCGAATCGGCAACCCGCCAACTGCCCCGCGGCCGGCACGGCCTGCCCCGGGAGACCGTGGTGGCCGCCCAGCGTGACCGCATCCTGGCCGCCATGGCCGAGGCGATGGCCGAGAACGGTTATGTCGGAACGCCGGTGGCCGCGGTCATCAAACGCGCGGGGGTTTCCCGTGAAACCTTCTACGAGCAATTCCGTTCCAAGGAGGACTGTTTCGAGGCCGCCTACGAGCGGGCCGCGGAACTCATGCTGACCGGCATCCTGGCCGCCACGGGCGCCGAGTTCGACGGCGAGACCCGGGCCGAGCGGATGGAACGGCTGCTCGGCGCCTATCTGGAGGCGCTGGCCGCGCAACCCGCGTACGCCCGGGTGTTCCTGGTCGAGGTGTACGCCGTGGGCCCGGAGGCCATCGCGCGGCGCACGCACCTGCAGGAAACCTTCGTGGCCATGGTCGCCGATGTGCTCGGCGCGGAATCCGAGTCGCAGCGCTTCGCCTGTCAGACCCTGGTCGCGGCGCTGAGCTCGATGGTCACCGCCCGCATCGCGGTCGGCGACCCGGACGGGCTGCGCGAATTGCGCGGGCCGCTACTGGACCTCGTGCGGCGCAGCGGGAATCTGTTCGGCGACATAGTGGTCGAGGACTGA
- a CDS encoding TMEM165/GDT1 family protein, translating into MIATVLLSFGVLFLAELGDKSQLMALTFALRYHWWVVLSGITVASVLVNLIAVGVGHFLGAALPTGVISLFAAATLIGVGLWTLRESLSNSTDEGDEAAPQTRSRSAFLVVLSAFLLAELGDRTMFATMALATNNNWVAVWIGSVAGMVAAGGLAIVIGVTVGKHIPERIIAVCSGLLFLYFGALTLLEAFAHGLGTPLAALLSLALPALAGAVLLLLRRRAASPASVLDHYVAEQIPAAPHEVQ; encoded by the coding sequence ATGATCGCCACAGTATTGCTGAGTTTCGGTGTGCTGTTCCTCGCCGAACTGGGCGACAAATCGCAACTCATGGCCCTGACCTTCGCGCTGCGCTACCACTGGTGGGTGGTGCTGTCCGGGATCACCGTCGCGAGCGTGCTGGTGAACCTGATCGCGGTCGGCGTCGGCCATTTCCTCGGCGCGGCCCTGCCGACCGGAGTCATCTCCCTGTTCGCGGCCGCCACGCTGATCGGCGTCGGCCTGTGGACGCTGCGCGAATCCCTGTCGAACTCCACGGACGAGGGTGACGAGGCCGCGCCGCAGACCAGGTCGCGGTCCGCGTTCCTGGTGGTGCTGTCCGCGTTCCTGCTGGCCGAGCTCGGTGACCGCACCATGTTCGCCACCATGGCCCTGGCCACCAACAACAACTGGGTCGCGGTGTGGATCGGCTCGGTCGCGGGCATGGTGGCCGCGGGCGGGCTGGCCATCGTGATCGGCGTGACCGTGGGCAAGCACATTCCGGAGCGGATCATCGCGGTCTGCTCGGGCCTGCTGTTCCTGTACTTCGGTGCGCTCACCCTGCTGGAGGCGTTCGCGCACGGCCTGGGTACGCCGCTCGCCGCACTGCTGTCGCTGGCGCTGCCCGCGCTCGCCGGTGCCGTCCTGCTCCTGCTGCGCCGTCGCGCCGCGAGCCCGGCTTCAGTCCTCGACCACTATGTCGCCGAACAGATTCCCGCTGCGCCGCACGAGGTCCAGTAG
- a CDS encoding superoxide dismutase, which yields MAVYTLPELDYDYSALEPFISGQINEIHHTKHHAAYVAGVNAALEKLEEARAKDDHAAIFLNEKNLAFHLGGHVNHSIWWKSLSKDGGDKPVGDLASAIDEEFGSFDKFVAQFSAAANGLQGSGWAWLGYDTLGNKLLTFQLTDQQGNVPLGIIPLLGLDMWEHAFYLQYKNVKADYVKAFWNVVNWAEIQDRYGKAVSQGKGLIFG from the coding sequence GTGGCTGTTTACACGTTGCCAGAACTCGATTACGACTACAGCGCCCTGGAGCCCTTCATCTCCGGGCAGATCAACGAGATCCACCACACCAAGCACCACGCCGCCTACGTCGCGGGCGTCAACGCCGCCCTCGAGAAGCTGGAAGAGGCGCGGGCCAAGGACGACCACGCCGCCATCTTCCTCAACGAGAAGAACCTCGCGTTCCACCTCGGTGGCCACGTGAACCACTCCATCTGGTGGAAGAGCCTGTCCAAGGACGGCGGCGACAAGCCGGTCGGCGACCTGGCCTCGGCCATCGACGAGGAGTTCGGCTCCTTCGACAAGTTCGTCGCGCAGTTCTCCGCGGCCGCCAACGGCCTGCAGGGCTCCGGCTGGGCCTGGCTGGGCTACGACACCCTCGGCAACAAGCTGCTCACCTTCCAGCTCACCGACCAGCAGGGCAACGTGCCGCTCGGCATCATCCCGCTGCTCGGCCTGGACATGTGGGAGCACGCCTTCTACCTGCAGTACAAGAACGTCAAGGCCGACTACGTGAAGGCGTTCTGGAACGTCGTCAACTGGGCCGAGATTCAGGACCGCTACGGCAAGGCCGTCTCGCAGGGCAAGGGCCTGATCTTCGGCTGA
- the msrA gene encoding peptide-methionine (S)-S-oxide reductase MsrA: protein MSWYDEFVGRLRLPEPTMVTPEQALPGRAEPLVVPDKHYLSGHPLKPPFPSDTRFAVLAMGCFWGAEKGFWELEGVYSTAVGYAGGYTPNPTYEEACSGRTGHAESVLVVFDPQVIDYAGLLRQFWENHDPTQSMRQGNDRGTQYRSAVYTFDDEQFAVAAETKGVYQERLSAAGFGEIVTEIAPLPDLSAFFYAEGYHQQYLAKNPGGYCPDHGTGVSC, encoded by the coding sequence ATGTCGTGGTACGACGAGTTCGTCGGTCGCTTGCGACTGCCGGAGCCGACGATGGTGACACCCGAGCAAGCCCTGCCGGGCCGTGCGGAACCGCTGGTCGTCCCCGACAAGCACTATCTCAGTGGGCATCCCCTCAAACCCCCCTTCCCGTCGGACACGCGGTTCGCGGTGCTGGCCATGGGCTGCTTCTGGGGCGCGGAGAAGGGCTTCTGGGAGCTGGAGGGCGTGTACAGCACCGCCGTGGGTTACGCCGGCGGCTACACCCCGAATCCGACGTACGAGGAAGCGTGTTCGGGTCGCACCGGGCATGCCGAATCGGTGCTGGTGGTGTTCGATCCGCAGGTCATCGACTACGCGGGTCTCCTGCGGCAGTTCTGGGAGAACCACGACCCGACCCAGTCCATGCGGCAGGGCAACGACCGCGGCACCCAATACCGTTCGGCCGTCTATACCTTCGACGACGAGCAGTTCGCGGTCGCGGCCGAGACCAAGGGCGTCTATCAGGAACGCTTGAGCGCGGCCGGTTTCGGGGAGATCGTCACCGAGATCGCCCCGCTGCCGGACCTTTCCGCGTTCTTCTACGCCGAGGGCTATCACCAGCAGTACCTGGCGAAGAACCCCGGCGGCTATTGCCCCGACCACGGGACCGGCGTGAGCTGCTGA
- a CDS encoding DUF4328 domain-containing protein: protein MNGGQVGRSRTAVVQPCARCGARWAVQGKPLHWCPRCHGVLLSPAPVDAPADRRNYRWVARPPGRKASASQPVRRTGTAETPRYHQIPRWGLQDRPAAPAAETYRPLAAWTDRLEQLLVATAVVFLVAAVAELGRYGILLRNRTRLIQPWLLWISDAAVTVSAVLALALALMSAVALVGWLAETRRVAYANVGESDSRSLFTLVLGCVVPIANLIWPGIFLTEAARRTGDGDPRLLRAVRIWWAAWLLNAVLVLVALIYRFANSLQVQADGVLVAMWTDVVAAGVAVASLGLVRDFAGLDLRGRPKTLRRWVIATGPVRPVIEPVRRAPAAAIRDDAVVGADAPAVDDAAVEDRAGASADAGQQEVVAK from the coding sequence ATGAACGGGGGACAGGTGGGCCGATCGCGAACCGCCGTCGTGCAGCCGTGCGCCCGCTGCGGCGCACGCTGGGCGGTCCAGGGCAAACCGCTGCACTGGTGCCCGCGCTGCCACGGCGTGTTGCTCTCGCCCGCCCCGGTCGACGCGCCCGCCGACCGCCGCAACTACCGCTGGGTGGCCCGCCCGCCCGGCCGCAAAGCCTCCGCGTCCCAGCCCGTCCGGCGGACCGGCACCGCGGAGACGCCGCGCTACCACCAGATTCCGCGTTGGGGGCTGCAGGATCGGCCCGCGGCGCCGGCCGCGGAGACCTACCGCCCGCTGGCCGCCTGGACCGACCGCCTCGAGCAGCTGCTGGTCGCGACGGCGGTGGTGTTCCTGGTGGCGGCGGTGGCCGAGCTGGGCCGCTACGGAATCCTGCTGCGCAACCGCACCCGGCTGATCCAGCCCTGGCTGCTGTGGATCTCCGATGCGGCCGTGACTGTTTCGGCGGTGCTGGCGCTGGCGCTGGCCTTGATGTCGGCGGTGGCGCTGGTCGGCTGGCTCGCCGAGACACGCCGCGTCGCGTATGCGAATGTCGGCGAGTCGGATTCGCGGTCGCTGTTCACGCTGGTGCTCGGCTGTGTGGTGCCGATCGCGAACCTGATCTGGCCGGGCATCTTCCTGACCGAGGCGGCGCGCCGGACCGGCGACGGCGATCCGCGGCTGCTGCGGGCGGTCCGAATCTGGTGGGCGGCGTGGCTGCTCAACGCGGTGCTGGTGCTGGTGGCGCTGATCTACCGGTTCGCGAACTCGCTGCAGGTGCAGGCCGACGGCGTACTGGTCGCGATGTGGACGGACGTGGTGGCGGCCGGCGTCGCGGTGGCCTCGCTCGGGCTGGTGCGCGACTTCGCGGGCCTGGACCTGCGCGGCCGTCCGAAGACGCTGCGGCGCTGGGTGATCGCGACCGGCCCGGTGCGCCCGGTGATCGAACCCGTGCGCCGCGCGCCCGCCGCCGCGATCAGGGATGATGCTGTCGTCGGGGCTGATGCTCCGGCTGTGGACGACGCTGCGGTCGAGGACCGGGCAGGGGCGTCCGCGGACGCCGGGCAACAGGAGGTAGTGGCGAAGTGA
- a CDS encoding glycerophosphodiester phosphodiesterase gives MSRASRAPFVVAHRGASAARPEHTLAAYDLALREGADGLECDIRLTRDGHLVCVHDRIVDRTSNGVGAVSEMTLEELKALNFGTEAEPEGVLTLRELIELVLDWKSRPTKLFIETKHPVRYGALVETTLLEELTRYGIGAPASADHSRAVVMSFAATAVWRIRRAAPLLPTVLLGESSLYLSGGAAHTVGATAIGPSVRTLREHPDLVDKAAAAGRATYVWTCDDPEDIQLCADLGVDWVATNHPARTKAGLTTA, from the coding sequence GTGAGCCGGGCCAGTCGCGCGCCGTTCGTGGTAGCGCACCGGGGGGCGTCCGCGGCGCGACCCGAACACACTCTCGCCGCCTACGATCTCGCCCTGCGGGAGGGCGCCGACGGCCTCGAATGCGATATCCGGCTGACCCGTGACGGGCATCTGGTCTGTGTGCACGACCGCATCGTGGACCGCACCTCGAACGGTGTCGGCGCGGTCAGCGAGATGACGCTCGAGGAGCTGAAGGCCCTGAACTTCGGCACCGAGGCCGAACCCGAGGGCGTGCTCACCCTGCGGGAGCTGATCGAGCTGGTGCTGGACTGGAAGAGCCGTCCCACCAAGCTGTTCATCGAAACCAAGCACCCGGTCCGCTACGGCGCGCTGGTGGAGACCACCCTCCTCGAGGAACTCACCCGCTACGGCATCGGCGCCCCCGCCTCCGCGGATCACTCACGCGCCGTGGTCATGTCGTTCGCGGCGACCGCCGTCTGGCGCATCCGTCGCGCGGCCCCGCTGCTCCCGACCGTCCTGCTGGGCGAGTCCTCCCTCTACCTCTCCGGCGGCGCCGCCCACACGGTCGGCGCGACCGCCATCGGCCCGTCCGTCCGCACCCTGCGCGAACACCCCGATCTGGTCGACAAGGCCGCCGCCGCGGGCCGCGCCACCTACGTCTGGACCTGCGACGACCCCGAGGACATCCAACTCTGCGCCGACCTCGGCGTCGACTGGGTCGCCACCAACCACCCCGCCCGCACCAAGGCGGGGCTCACCACGGCGTGA
- a CDS encoding DUF5926 family protein codes for MGKSKRNSPKPDSNRAQKLAARRAEQEAAAQAVTRPFEGVAAECDLVALREFVPSATAVLKLAPGVAAEREVTLATVLPGAVAALVRAGDEPVGFVGTQVQFQSADPAADLAAAILWTQSATPGESLATASVGGAPLTEVLDPSASLDITVHQDFNWWVPAGVTPDPQVAATIEQANQAIMPSARLALGDAIGAAWWVDAGEKAHIRWVRPEDEDQLMLALARLHAAGDLHLGEGSRFAGSFRTHGLLVPVFDLDPERHASEWEAPAREFGAKLEAALKSDAPLTSDERRSRDGLRSRQVTLR; via the coding sequence ATGGGTAAGAGCAAGCGCAACAGTCCGAAGCCGGACTCCAATCGGGCGCAGAAGCTGGCCGCCCGCCGTGCCGAGCAGGAGGCGGCGGCGCAGGCCGTGACGCGGCCCTTCGAGGGCGTGGCCGCCGAATGCGATCTGGTCGCGCTACGGGAGTTCGTGCCGTCGGCGACCGCGGTCTTGAAGCTGGCGCCGGGTGTCGCCGCCGAGCGCGAGGTCACCCTCGCCACCGTGCTTCCGGGTGCGGTCGCCGCGCTGGTGCGCGCCGGTGACGAGCCGGTCGGTTTCGTTGGCACGCAGGTGCAGTTCCAGTCCGCCGATCCCGCAGCGGATCTGGCCGCCGCCATCCTGTGGACCCAGTCCGCCACCCCGGGCGAGTCGCTCGCCACCGCGAGCGTCGGCGGCGCGCCGCTGACCGAGGTGCTGGATCCGAGTGCGTCCCTGGACATCACCGTGCACCAGGACTTCAACTGGTGGGTGCCCGCGGGCGTCACGCCGGACCCGCAGGTGGCCGCCACCATCGAGCAGGCCAATCAGGCCATCATGCCGTCCGCCCGCCTGGCGCTCGGCGACGCGATCGGCGCGGCCTGGTGGGTCGACGCCGGCGAGAAGGCGCACATCCGCTGGGTGCGGCCCGAGGACGAGGACCAGCTGATGCTGGCGCTGGCCCGCCTGCACGCCGCCGGCGACCTGCACCTGGGTGAGGGCTCCCGCTTCGCGGGCTCGTTCCGCACGCACGGCCTGCTGGTGCCGGTCTTCGACCTGGACCCCGAGCGGCACGCGTCCGAATGGGAAGCTCCCGCACGCGAATTCGGCGCCAAGCTGGAGGCCGCGTTGAAGTCGGACGCCCCGCTGACCTCCGACGAGCGTCGTTCCCGCGACGGCCTGCGGTCGCGCCAGGTCACCCTGCGCTGA
- a CDS encoding ferritin has translation MSTRTQTKRSKFQALLQDQIRNEFNAEHQYMAVALWFDNADLPVLAKYFYKQAVEERNHAMMIAQYLIDQDISVEMPGIESATSHFANAKEPIALAVAQEQAVTDQIVQLAKTAREEGDYQGEQFMQWFLKEQVEEVATMKTLLTVAERASANLFDLENFVQREMSAPKDASGAPHAAGGSLS, from the coding sequence ATGTCCACCCGAACCCAGACCAAGCGCAGCAAGTTCCAGGCCCTGCTGCAGGATCAGATCCGCAACGAATTCAATGCCGAACACCAGTACATGGCGGTCGCATTGTGGTTCGACAATGCCGATCTTCCGGTCCTGGCCAAGTATTTCTACAAGCAGGCCGTGGAAGAGCGCAATCACGCGATGATGATCGCGCAGTACCTGATCGATCAGGACATCAGCGTCGAGATGCCCGGAATCGAATCCGCCACTTCGCACTTCGCGAACGCGAAGGAGCCGATCGCCCTGGCCGTGGCCCAGGAACAGGCGGTCACCGACCAGATCGTGCAGCTCGCCAAGACCGCCCGCGAAGAGGGCGACTACCAGGGCGAGCAGTTCATGCAGTGGTTCCTCAAGGAACAGGTCGAAGAGGTCGCCACCATGAAGACCCTGCTCACCGTCGCCGAGCGGGCCAGCGCGAACCTGTTCGACCTGGAGAACTTCGTGCAGCGTGAGATGAGCGCCCCGAAGGACGCCTCCGGCGCCCCGCATGCCGCGGGCGGCTCGCTGTCATAA
- a CDS encoding LCP family protein, which produces MNGDDPQHFARMRREPPPGHRGERPPHPQQPMANPGQPQRSSPPRQPAPDRSRDFDRPVNDDRPWIEPTQVIRRDESGQALAYSQVPPSRNPDPRQRPPGNRMPPPGNRVPPQGDRMPPARERSGNPQGRPGGPTGHAPTQQPVPHREAPPRTPPPPLPGKRRGGGDRPPRGSRPRRKRHWFRWILSLLVVLLLLPIAAAIYVDTHLTRIDALANYSGRVGDTPGTNWLLVGSDSRAGLSQAQEDQLSTGSDVEGERTDTVILVHIPKSGRPTLVSLPRDSYVNIPGVGKDKLNAAFSVGGAKLLSQTVEIATGVHIDHYVQIGFGGFANIVDAVGGIDMCLDAPMKDPLAGIDLPAGCQTLNGPDALGFVRSRATPRADLDRMLNQRKFLSALLKKAAGPATLANPFRSWPLVRDLTSALKVDNGAHVWNLASLGNALNSDPITTTVPVGGFENVSGSGNVLLWDKTKASAFFDALAKDQQIPADLITTVGS; this is translated from the coding sequence ATGAACGGCGACGACCCCCAGCACTTTGCACGGATGCGCCGGGAGCCGCCGCCGGGCCACCGGGGCGAGCGCCCGCCGCACCCGCAACAGCCGATGGCGAATCCCGGGCAACCGCAGCGGTCTTCACCGCCGCGCCAGCCCGCGCCCGATCGGTCGCGGGACTTCGACCGGCCCGTTAACGACGACCGGCCGTGGATAGAACCAACCCAGGTGATCCGACGCGATGAATCCGGTCAGGCCCTGGCGTATTCGCAGGTGCCGCCGTCCCGAAACCCGGACCCGCGACAGCGGCCGCCCGGGAATCGGATGCCGCCGCCGGGCAATCGGGTTCCGCCGCAGGGCGATCGGATGCCGCCCGCCCGGGAACGCTCTGGGAACCCGCAGGGCCGCCCCGGCGGACCCACCGGACATGCGCCGACCCAGCAGCCGGTCCCGCACCGGGAAGCACCGCCCCGTACTCCCCCGCCGCCGCTCCCCGGCAAGCGCCGCGGCGGCGGCGACCGTCCGCCGCGCGGCTCCCGGCCCCGGCGCAAACGGCACTGGTTCCGCTGGATCCTGTCGCTGCTGGTGGTGCTCCTGCTGCTGCCGATCGCCGCGGCCATCTATGTCGACACCCACCTGACCCGGATCGACGCGCTCGCGAACTACTCCGGCCGGGTCGGCGACACGCCCGGGACGAATTGGCTTCTGGTCGGTTCCGACAGCCGTGCGGGACTGTCCCAGGCCCAGGAAGATCAGCTGTCCACCGGATCCGATGTCGAGGGCGAGCGCACCGACACCGTCATCCTGGTCCACATCCCGAAATCGGGGCGGCCCACACTGGTCAGCCTGCCGCGCGACTCCTATGTGAATATCCCGGGCGTCGGCAAGGACAAGCTCAATGCCGCCTTCTCGGTCGGCGGCGCGAAATTGCTGTCCCAGACCGTGGAAATCGCGACCGGCGTGCACATCGACCACTACGTGCAGATCGGATTCGGCGGCTTCGCCAATATCGTCGACGCGGTCGGCGGCATCGACATGTGCCTGGACGCGCCGATGAAAGACCCATTGGCGGGTATCGATCTGCCGGCCGGCTGCCAGACGCTGAACGGCCCGGACGCACTGGGTTTCGTGCGTTCCCGCGCCACCCCGCGCGCCGATCTGGATCGCATGCTCAACCAGCGCAAATTCCTCAGCGCCCTGTTGAAGAAGGCGGCCGGTCCGGCCACCCTGGCCAATCCGTTCCGATCCTGGCCGCTGGTGCGGGATCTCACCTCGGCGTTGAAGGTCGACAACGGCGCGCACGTCTGGAATCTGGCGAGTCTCGGCAATGCGCTCAACAGTGATCCGATCACCACGACGGTGCCGGTCGGCGGATTCGAAAATGTCTCCGGCAGCGGCAATGTGCTGCTCTGGGACAAGACGAAAGCGAGTGCGTTCTTCGACGCCCTGGCCAAGGATCAGCAGATACCGGCGGACTTGATCACCACCGTCGGAAGCTAG
- a CDS encoding CPBP family intramembrane glutamic endopeptidase: protein MVSADPAPAWPAPESSEQGRRAIKLEIAVVLVVTFGLSGANAALSLLESALSPGGVGGQTVALNPSRATQSAIDLLFQLLSVARLLGWAALGIYLLWRSGIAPQAVGLVRRLRWRADVLPALALTAVIGIPGLGLYLAAHALGVSVTIVPSSLEHWWRLPMLILAAWANSAAEEVLVVAYLISRLRALGWSENRSLLASALLRGSYHLYQGLGGGLGNLVMGLIFGRFWQRTNRLWPLLLAHALIDTIAYLGYAFLRGHVSWLP, encoded by the coding sequence ATGGTTTCGGCTGATCCCGCACCCGCGTGGCCCGCGCCCGAATCGTCCGAACAGGGGCGGCGGGCGATCAAACTCGAGATCGCGGTCGTCCTGGTCGTCACCTTCGGGCTGAGCGGGGCCAATGCCGCGTTGTCACTGCTGGAGAGCGCGCTCTCCCCCGGCGGGGTGGGCGGGCAGACCGTCGCGCTGAATCCCTCGCGCGCGACACAGTCGGCCATCGACCTGCTGTTCCAGCTGCTGAGCGTGGCCCGACTACTCGGGTGGGCGGCGCTGGGGATCTACCTGTTGTGGCGCAGCGGGATCGCGCCACAGGCCGTCGGGCTGGTGCGGCGACTCCGGTGGCGCGCGGACGTACTGCCCGCTCTGGCGCTCACCGCGGTGATCGGAATCCCCGGGCTGGGGCTGTATCTGGCGGCCCACGCGCTCGGCGTGAGCGTCACCATCGTGCCCAGTTCGCTCGAACACTGGTGGCGGCTGCCGATGCTGATCCTGGCCGCGTGGGCGAACTCGGCGGCCGAGGAAGTGCTCGTTGTGGCGTACCTCATCTCCCGGCTGCGGGCGCTCGGCTGGTCCGAGAATCGGTCATTGCTCGCATCCGCGCTCCTGCGTGGCAGCTATCACCTCTATCAAGGCCTGGGCGGCGGACTCGGAAACCTGGTGATGGGATTGATCTTCGGACGCTTCTGGCAGCGCACCAACCGGCTCTGGCCGCTGCTGCTCGCCCACGCGCTGATCGACACCATCGCCTATCTCGGGTACGCCTTCCTGCGCGGACACGTCTCCTGGCTGCCGTGA
- the pheA gene encoding prephenate dehydratase produces the protein MPRIAYFGPSGTFTEMALAKLESTGAFDGPVERVPAPSQGAAVELVRAGKAAGAVVPIESSVEGSIAPTLDALAVGPRLQILAETDLDVAFTIVGRPGIALGEVRRIAAYPVAAAQVRMWLAVNMPLAEMYTSASNAAAAEDVVAGHAEAAVSTALAGERLGLTTLADGVADVEHAVTRFVLVAAPQPAPPRTGADRTSIVLELANEPGSLMRAFAEFATRGIDLTRIESRPTRTGMGTYRFYLDCVGHIDDAAVAEALKALHRTAARIRFLGSWPATAVAGTPPPPDAPSAAWLADLKKGVADL, from the coding sequence GTGCCGCGCATCGCCTACTTCGGGCCGTCGGGAACCTTCACCGAGATGGCCCTCGCCAAACTCGAGTCCACCGGAGCCTTCGATGGACCGGTCGAACGTGTCCCGGCCCCGAGTCAGGGCGCGGCCGTCGAGCTGGTCCGGGCGGGCAAGGCGGCGGGTGCGGTGGTGCCGATCGAGAGTTCGGTGGAGGGGTCGATCGCCCCCACCCTGGACGCGCTCGCCGTCGGTCCGCGGCTGCAGATTCTCGCCGAGACCGATCTGGACGTGGCCTTCACGATCGTGGGCCGCCCGGGCATCGCACTGGGGGAGGTGCGGCGCATCGCCGCCTATCCGGTGGCGGCCGCCCAGGTCCGCATGTGGCTGGCCGTGAACATGCCGCTGGCCGAGATGTACACCTCGGCCTCCAACGCCGCCGCGGCCGAGGACGTGGTGGCCGGGCACGCCGAGGCCGCGGTCTCCACCGCGCTGGCGGGGGAGCGCCTGGGGTTGACCACCCTGGCCGACGGCGTCGCCGACGTCGAACACGCCGTCACCCGTTTCGTGCTGGTCGCGGCCCCGCAGCCGGCGCCGCCGCGCACCGGCGCGGACCGCACCTCGATCGTGCTGGAGCTGGCCAACGAGCCGGGTTCGCTGATGCGGGCGTTCGCCGAGTTCGCCACCCGCGGTATCGATCTCACCCGTATCGAGTCCCGGCCGACGCGCACCGGCATGGGCACCTACCGCTTCTATCTGGACTGTGTCGGGCACATCGACGACGCCGCCGTCGCCGAGGCGCTGAAGGCGTTGCACCGCACCGCGGCCCGGATTCGTTTCCTGGGTTCCTGGCCCGCCACGGCGGTCGCCGGCACCCCGCCGCCGCCGGACGCGCCGTCCGCGGCCTGGCTGGCCGATCTGAAGAAGGGGGTGGCCGACCTGTGA